DNA sequence from the Brevundimonas sp. NIBR10 genome:
GGGCCCGGTTCAACTCGCCCAGCACCGCGACGCCTTCATCGCGATAGGCGTCCTGCATGGTGCGGCGTTCGATCAGGCGCGAGGTCTGGGAATCGTTGGACACCCCGCGCGCGCTCTGGATCACCTGGATGTTGCCCAGCGCGGTCGACAGGTCTTGCCGCGAACGTTCGGCGATCTGCTTGCCACGCAGCAGCGCCATCTTCTGCTCGATCTCGGCACCGAGCTTCTGGGACGCGTTCGCCTTGGCCGACATGATGCCGGATCCGATAGTGGCGATACCTTGCAGGGCGGCGGCACCGGCGGCGATTGCGAGCAGAGGGAGGGCCATAGCGGGAAAGTCGCGCCGCGCATGGGTGCGGGGAATGCACCGCTAGGTGGGCAACCCGCGATGTGATAGATTCGGCGGGCCGAAAAGACGTTGGACGCGTCTCTTCGGCCCTAACCAAGCCCGATCACGGAAGGATCGACCATGGCTAAACCCGCCCTACCACAGCAGTGCATCTATGCCATCCGTTGCTTTGACGGACGCCACTACGTCGGCTCGACTATCCGTCGGAATGAGCGTTGGGCTCGCCACAAATCCGACCTGGCCTGCGGTCGCCATGAAAACCTCAAACTGCTCCGGGCTTGGCAAAAACACGGTGCGGATGCTTTTGAGTTTGTTGTCCTTGAGGAAGTCCACGACCGGTCAGTCCTGGTGGCGCGGGAACAGCACTGGATGGACCTGACTGAGTGTGTCTCGAAAGGCTTCAACATGAAGCCGAAGGCCGAGAACTTTTTTGGCTACAAGCACACCGCCGAAACTCGCGCAAAATACTCTGCCAGTAAGATGGGAAACAAGTCCCGCACTGGGATGACCAACTCCCCAGAGGCGCGCGCGAAAATGTCTGCCGCCATGAAGGGTAGGGTGTTTTCTGCTGCCACACTGGAGCGAATGTCTGCCGCCGCCAAGGGTCACAAGAGGTGGGTCGGAAAGAGACATAGAGCGGAGTCGATCGCCAAGATGTCGGCCGCGAAAATGGGGTCTGTGCCAGTCGTCTATGAGCGAACACCAGAGCACCGTGCCGCCCTGAGTAAGCACATGAGCAAAATCAACACGGGTGCGGGAAACCCGAACGTGAAAATCACCGAGGCCGATGTGTTGGTCATCCGCAAACGGTCGGCGGAAGGGGAGAAGCGAGTCAGCATCGCAAGCGATTATGGGATTTCAGCGCAGGCAATTTCGCGCATTGCTCGGCGCACGGCGTGGGCCAGCGTCGCTTAGTCCCTGACTTCGTGAATTGTACCCATGACTCGCCAGGGGCCGGGATATGGCCGGGTGTACGTCACCGTCGGCTCGTACGCCCAGCCGAAGATCGGCACCGGGGCGATCTCGTCGCGCAGGGGAGGGGCGGCGCTGGTGTCCTCGCCGCCGCGATAGGGCGGGAGAAGCTGGCCCTGCACGGCCATGTAACGGCCCTGCCACCGGACGCGCGCGGTGTGGATGCGCTGTTTCCGGCGGTGGGCGCGATCGTCTTGCGCGGGCTGTGGCGGCCAGGGTTCGATCTCGGGCACGAAGTTGCGGCCCAGCGTTATCGTCCCGTCGATATCGAGAACGCCGAAGTCGCCGTCGGCGTCCAGAGTCACCTCGCCGATATAGGCCTCGCCGATCATCAGGCTGCACGTCGCGCCGGCCAGAGCGGCACAGCGATGGATCAGGTCTGCGGGAATGCTGCCGTCGGGCCCCACGATCACCTCACCGGACGCCGGGCCCTGAAGGTCGTCGACATCGACACAGGCGTCCATGAACCGGGCCGGATCGAACACCTCGAGCGAATAGACGGTCGTGCCGCCATGGTCGCGGCTGAACACGGCCCAGCACTCGCCCTTGTAGGCGGCCAGGCTGCGGGCGACCCCGGCCGATTCCCACAGAGTCCAGCCGAACACCTCGGCGCTGTCGGAATAGTAGACAACCGGCATCGTGCCCGCCGCGTTGGCCGCATAGACATACCGCTCGGGGTCGGTCTCGCCGCCGGACACATAGGCCAGCGACCGGGGCGCGGCGATCAGGTGCGCGGACAACAGCGACAGGTCGGCCGTCTTCCATGAACGCCGCACGTCGCCGGTCGGGAAGATGCCCATGACGGACCCGCCGCCGTCCTCGACCATGACGACGCCTTCGGAAATCAGCACCGGCTTGCACGGGCTCGCGCCGTCGGGACCGATCTGGTTCACGCTGAAGCTGGTCGGGCGGATCGGGTTGGCCTCGGATTCCGGCACGTAGAAGACGCCGCGCGAGGTGGCCAGCAGCAGTTGCTCGGCGCTTACGACATGGCGCACCACCCCGCCGCGCGTGTCGCCCAACAGGACAAAGATCGCGTCATTGTCGGCGACGCCTGCCTGGAAGTCCTGGAAGTCGCCGTCGGCACTGGCCAGCACCCCGAACGGCACCTCGGGCAGGCGGGCCTTCCACAGCCGGTTGCGGTGCACGGCACCGGTTGCGGCATAGCCCCGAACCGCGGACTCGGCCACCTCGTCGAAATCCAGGACAGCGGCGTTCGTGGTGTTGGTCGGGGCCGCCGTCACGCGCGTGGTGGCGTTGCGGCCGATGATTTGTTCGCCAGTTGGGGTCGCGGCGGCGTCGTAGAAGAACGGCGTGAACGACTGCATGAGGATCGTCAGGCTGGAGCCTCCGACCGCCACCACCTCGCCCTCGGACGCGGTGTCCCGGCCCTGAACTACCTCGCCGACCTCGAACCCGGCACCGCTGGTCACGGCCACGGTCACGGTCGGATAGAGCGTCTGGATCACGGTCGCAGTCGCGGTCGTCGAATCCGTCACCGCCGTGATCTCGACCTCGCGGCTCTGGAGCCGGAACCGCAGGCCCACATGCCCGGCGACGAAATAGGCCGCGCTCGCCGTGAGGGTGATCGAGCCGGTCGTGGCGCTGGGGGTCAGGCTGACGCTGCGAGCCGCGAACCGGTAGTAGGGCTGGCGGATCGAGCCACCGATTCCGTCTGCCGCCGCATCCGCCGCCACGCTCCACGTTCCGGCCACCGCCCGGGTGATGAGCTGTTCCGCCATCGTCGGGTGAAACACCCGCGCCTCATTGTCGTACGGCTCGATAACCAGCGGCGTCACGTCATCCTGGATCATGGCTAGCGTCCATGCGCAGCCGGTCTCGCTCTCGATCAGCGCGCGGGTGGCCATGTCGAACACGTCCAGCCGGCCGGCGGTCAGCAGCAGGACGAACGCGGTATCCTGCACGACCATGATGGTGACCAGGCCATCGCCCGCCGCCGTGTGGATGCGCTCGGTGCCTGGCCGTGCCTCGACCGCGCCGCTGACCAGGATTCGCACATTGCGGGCCCGGCGCAGGGACTTGCCCCGCACGTCCAGGTCCGCGCGGAACAGATGCGCCTCGCCGACCTCGCCGGTCTCGAATGTCTTCTGCTCGACCTGACGGCTGGGCATCAGCGATAGGCCCGGTTGTCCCACGCGCCCCGACGGTTGCGCGCGGCGGCCAGATCCCACTCGCCCGGATCGGACGCCGTGCTGGCGCGCTGGTCACGGACGCGGGCGCGTTGCAGCTTGGCCTCGGCCAGCTTCTCGCGGCTCTCGGCCTCGCTGCGCTGCTCCGCAATGGACGAGAGAAAGATCGCCTCCATGCGGTGCTGCACGGCCATGGCGAAATCACCGGGCCAGCGGTCTTCGGCGACGCGATAGGTGCCGACCGCGTTCAGGCTGGTCTGGTCGCAGTTGACCGCGATCCCCGGTCCCTGCGGCGTGTCGCGTTCCTCGGCGTCGACGCGCTGGCCCTCGGCCGTGGCGGCGTATTGGAGCGACAGCAGCAGGACCGGCTTGCGCCAGACCTGGGTCCACGGAAGCTCAGGTGTGATGGTGGTGAGCTGGCAGGCGGCCGACCGACGGGCGAACTTCCACCCGTGCTGCGTCAGGTATTCCTCGACGATCGCCTCATAGTGTTCGGACGTCAGGCGCGCGATCTCGGCGTTGTCGTCGATCGACACGAGTCCGCCGTTGCCGGTTGCCGACGCGGCCCGCTTGATGATCTCGATCTTGGAGGTGGCCATGCCCCAAGTGTCCGGTATAGCGGCCAGTTCGGAATGCACCGCCCGCCCACGAAAAAGGCCCGCCGGTCGAAACCAGGCGGGCCAGTCGGGGAGACTCCGGTCAGGAGGTCAGGCGGGCAGCAGCGACTTCAGCTTGGCGAGGTCGGCGCCCTTGAAATACTTGATCCCGGCCGCGTCCAGCTGAGCCATCACGGCGACCTTTTCGGGATCGACAGGCTTGCGTTCGCGGGCGGGCTTGGGGGCGACGACCGGCTCGGGGGCCGGGGCGGCGTCCAGGCGGGCCTGTTCGTCGTCCACCTCGGCCTCGATCTTGGCCAGCT
Encoded proteins:
- a CDS encoding NUMOD3 domain-containing DNA-binding protein; translation: MAKPALPQQCIYAIRCFDGRHYVGSTIRRNERWARHKSDLACGRHENLKLLRAWQKHGADAFEFVVLEEVHDRSVLVAREQHWMDLTECVSKGFNMKPKAENFFGYKHTAETRAKYSASKMGNKSRTGMTNSPEARAKMSAAMKGRVFSAATLERMSAAAKGHKRWVGKRHRAESIAKMSAAKMGSVPVVYERTPEHRAALSKHMSKINTGAGNPNVKITEADVLVIRKRSAEGEKRVSIASDYGISAQAISRIARRTAWASVA